tttattcttcattaattaaattttcaaagatGAGTTCCAACGATCATTATTAATGTTTTGGAgtttaaaaatggtaaaaaaagaaaaaaaacatgactaatttatgtcattgtctttttttattatatgtgttttatattttaataatttaatcatTTTGAAACGGAGGAAATAGTTGATTGCTATTAACTGTTCATTATGCTAACTGCACGAGTAAACTTAATCAAGTAGAAAGACCAACACAAAAGCAGGCCAGTAACGAATTAGCTAAAACTTACGATTCGACTATCAAGTTAAGAGGATATTTAATGTCGTGCAAAACAACTTTTTGTGAGGAAAATCACAAATTTTGTACTTTTATAAAGGTTAAAAAGCAATAACTAATATACATTCCATAAATAATTTAATTGCTTGTAATTTTATTACAGcatagatattttgaaaaaaggaaaggaaaaataacataaacatacacctaacttatcatatttatacaaatttctacccttataaagtaattataaaaatctcaattaattatgtatcttcattgggtgtatcgggagctaattacgTATCTCTgcagacccaaaataaaaaataaatgtatcgagagctaattaggtattcttacaaaagaaaaaaatgcatcttcgttggatgtatctgaagctaattatatatcttgacagattcaaaattaaaaaatttcagtaattatataaaatgtcaGAATTTTCGGCAATGAAGCCCCAAACTgtcgaaatttatgttgtttgaaaATGGGATAATCCATGTGGCAAGCACACTGTAAGGCAATGCAGGGCCATATAGGGTATGGATTCCTCGGCCCATTATGCGCCGCTTAGTCTTGTCCCCTCTGGGCCCTGGGCCCATTTGTTTTTGTGCATGATGGAATCGTGGACTTGAGGTAAGGGAATCTTACTTAAAGTGGACGAGGAGATATTATTAATTGAATAAAACACAAAAGTTATAGCCTCCTAAATATTGGTAGAGACGTATCATTCAATTGTAGAGTGGGTTAATAATGTGTTATATTGATAGCGGAAAAGATTGGATAGCTATAGAGATATTCAGAATGGTATGACTTAATTATgaggttttttttaaaaaaaatgtatggACTTAATCTAAAGCGGATATCATCATGCAGTTCTAACTTAACTTAATAATTGGTACTGTATTAGAGTTGATAAATCGGCAAGGTGGATATGAGGATAGCGTGATGATGTGGTTGAGTGCTATTTGATGCGTAACTGAGAACAAAGGAGCTCACTTTAGTATCGTTAAATTACTATGTCAAAGGTAGCTTGGAGATACACGCACACAAGAAGAAGCTAGCTTTGGGTTTCAATAGACATAATGCTTGATCATGAGGATGACACACAATGGATTTTGAAAATTAACATGTTGATCGTGATGATAGACCACATGAAGCTTAGTTGAGGGGTAGACCCCTAAATAGTGATGAATGTGAAGTCTCTTGAAGAAAGATGTACGACCAAGACACAAGTTAAATTATTCACATCGTGTCAAGGGTACTTTGTGCAGTATGTTTTAGCAATATCCTTTGCATCACAAAAACATATCGACCTAATGACAATACCTTGTTAAAAGTACACATTTAGATGAATTTGAATAACAAAACCACATTGAGCATGATTGAAGTTGCTGACTTTAAACTAGGGAATTATCATTTAGATGTTGAACCTATATATGCTAGggacaaatttttaaaaaggcATCAAAAATAGTTTCAAGTGAAACTTAAAAAGCAAATGATGAGTAACCCTAGTTGAAGCTTACAACAATGTAGgtatatatgttttaaaaatgTAAGTAATTCAAACTTGTATTAGGCATATGAGCAAATGGATTCGACAGGTGCTCAATAATGTTCTATGTTGTACCTCTAAAAATAACCAGGCAGTTCAATCTTTCTCCATTGTGTTGATGTTTTGATTGGAtatcaagttttattattttaaaaatacttttggtACATATGCAtcaaaaatatctttaatttaGATTTGTAATCCTTAACACATCATGATAACATAATTTTCTTTGaacaaatgaaaagaataattGACATAGATCAAAGGCAGTACTTATTTTTACTCAAACCATCAATTAGTTATCACTTATCATTCATGAAAGTAAGGGCAGAGCTAGGGGCGCATAATTCATCCTAACTTTTTCGTCAGAAAATTGCactatatatttaatataacttTTTCTTGTATATATTTAGAACCTGTAGAATCTTCTTGACTTCTCCGTGTGTTTAATTCTTTATAACTTGAACTCCTTTAGTAAAATTGAacttttttacatatttatttttgtatatcttGAATTTCGTTAGTGAAAATCTTGACATGAATGTATTTGTCAGCTTGTCGAAGTGATCTCAAAAAGATTTTGAGTTTGCGGACACAACAATTATTCCGTTGAAAAGGAAGTCTTTCTTTGAGAGTAATTATAATGAAATCTTTTGAATGTCAACTCCATTACCCCACTTAAAATCGAATAGTGTATCATCCATGTTACAGgagtataattaatataattaaataggATAATAAATTAACAATCATATCTCTTGATACTCAATTAGAATCAAGATCAGGTTTATGGTGGGGTTAATTTTTAACTCAACGACAAGATATGCTGTTGCCACTAGTATATAACTTCTTTCTTCACCTTCCGTCCGTTctgagccgggggtttatcgaTTGCGTACACTTTATCCGCTCCAGACCTTGCTTGATGGGAATACATGGGGTATGCTGTTGTTGCTTCTCCTTCAGTGTCCGGTACCTTTTTTGGAGCCAACTAATTTGAATTTATCCAACAGAAAAGTCTTACGTGGAACTCCTTATAAAAGACGACTTCATTTTAAGGTCTCCAATCtaaaatttttgattaattaagaATGAAGGGGTACTTACCTGACCTCCATCACAAACTTTAGATGGTGGCACTAGTATATAGCTAGCACATCTTTAATTTATCcagatttaacaaaaaaaaattgtttaatggttgttaaaaaagattaaaaaagtaGTTGATCTATAGAATTAGGTTAAGGGAAAACTGGCCTCAACGGGAAAAgttcttttttcatcttttaaatgaTGGCTGtccctttttcttctttgtttttttttgttgcaTATTTGTTGTACACGGTTGCAATTTTATTGTAATACCTTTATTCCCTATGCCATTTGGAACGGTTGTAACTAAAAGGCTGGAATCTGATTATACTTTTGGAATTTAACTTTTATATATTGTATCTGTTAAATCATCTAAAAGGTAATTGTAAGTTTGTTTATAATAAATTCGAAGCAACTTGAAAAGTATGATAAATAAACGGTTACGGTAGTGTCACATGACTTTACAATACTGttaattatataagaaattaaatctatatttaaaaaaaaaaaaaaaactctattgGTATGTTTGTTACGAAGGAAAACATGTCATGAAAAatgctttttaatttttctatgtttgttcaaaaattttgaaatttttttttttctgaaaataaGTTTCTTAAATATAAAGAAATTGGCTTCCTTCAAAAAGTTAAGAAGACAACATAATGACATTTCATATAGATCGTCTCTTCCTTATCCTTCAACACATCTCACTTCCATTACCGTCTCCTTTATGGTTTGCctagattatatataattaattttttaaatagtatTTTCTTTCTAACTtagcaaacaaaaaaaaaaaataataagtaattgatttatttttcggaaaaatattttctactatGTACCAAACGTAtcatatgacttttttttttttcaaagagaAAGAATAACAAATAGGAAAAAAACAAAAGGAGGTTGGCACTTGTCAGGATAATATTATTCCACGACCTAACCCCTCTTCCTGTTAATTTTGCTTACTTGTTAGCAATTGAAGTGAGTTGATCAATGCATGAATCATCCCCTTTAGTTCTTGATTACCCCTACTAATAATGCATGAACCATCCCCTTCTCAAGCAAAGGTTTTAGGCTCTAAATTTTTAGgtccataaaatatttaatagttTAAGGTATAAAAGACAAGATCtttatataaaagaaaaggaaagagaacTATTTAGCCATGTGATTGATTATTGACTATATCGTCCATTGGAACGAATTATCAGAAAAacttgattattaaaaaaataatatttataataattttgcatCTTAAAAAGAATAGAACAATATAAagcttcttttaaaaaaaaataaaaaaacttaatgacttttaataaaagttaattttagataattaattttattgaacCGTCTCTTTGATCACTCTACCAATGCATGAATCATCCCTACGTAGTTCATTGATCACTCTACCAATGCATGAATCATCCCTACGTAATTCATAATAACAAACAATGCATGAATCCTCCctttgtaattgttgatgatgACCCTACTTCCAGTGCTGAGAGCTTACAAATGAAGcacaaaatttgatttttgtatgtcACTATATTCTTTTGTTTTGCAGTAGGAAAGGCCCACTTTGGGCTTGTaccaaaaaatataaagagaGAAAAGAATTATTATGTATTTCACAAGCATGGGTGGAGCTAAATGTAGAAGCGGAGATTGAATTAAATTCTCCTATGAGTGAATTTTATTCGTTATGTATAAACAATTGAATCTCTTTAATAGGAAGGAAATTCTTTGGTGAAATGgtaaagtcaaaaataattttatgattctagtatttttttaatatcttttttgtAAAACATTGGCTTCACTAACATTTGCAAGGGGTTCGATCGAATGAAATTGCTTGCTATATGAGGCAGCAAAGATTGTCAAATTGAGCAAGTTAACTAACTTCAACTATCCAAGATATGTTTAAAGAAAAGTAGAATGGATCGAAATAGGTGGAGAAAGGATCTCAATCTAACACGAATAATTCAAGTTTCAATGAGTTACACTTTCATGCGACAAAATTGACACCCAAGGTTATCAAGCGTGTAACTCGTAGAGaaatttttggagattaaaataAAGATGAGTAACGTGACCTAAGATGTTTAAAGTTTGTTTATATCAAAATAAACTGAATAGCATGTCAAAATTCAATCCGCCCTTGAGTATTAACGGGCAGAAATGCACTTGCTTGAGATCAAACTAGATTGAATAACAAGTCAAATGCAATCCGTCCTTAACTTTAATGTGGAAATACACTTGTTCCATATTAAAGACAACTAGTATGGATCGAAATAGGTGGAGAAAGCATCTCGATCTAACACGAATAACTCAAGTTTAAACGAGTTATACTTTCATGCGCCAAAATTGACACCCAAATTAAAGTTACCAAGCATGTAACTCCTAGAGAAATTTGAGGAGATTAACATAAAAATGATGAGTAACGTGATTTAAgatgtttaaattttatttaaatcataataaactGAATAGCATGTCGAAAATTAATCCGCCCTTGAGTATCAACGGGCAGAATTACACTTATTTGTTCCATATTAAAAGGTATATTATTAAGTATCACCAATGTAAGCATTTTAGAGTTAAATGCATGTTTTAATCATCATCAAAAGATGGGATGGGATGGGACTGTCTGAATGGAAAGGACTAACAATGGAGATGCCATAACCAAAAGGGAATATTAGTACTGTCACTTCGTTTTAGTTATATACCAGGAATATTACACAATGCGTGTTGATTTAAGATGTTCAACCTTAAAGAGAAATGATTCATCTTGAAGTAGGGGTGTGTAAAAATCAAATCCAGCAATAAAttaaatcgataaaaatgttactAATTCATTGTTATTGGATATTAGATTAACGGTTTTTTaattgtttctttttattttagttgcatctatttctattttatgaggaTTCTCTTATAGGTTAAACCAAAtaccgaaccgttaaggactaaaaatatttttttaaaaaatatcttattgatttggttattgatcatatttaaaaattaaaaatggatAAACCAAATCGATAATACATAAAACCGAAACGAAACGACGGATGCACCCGGAGCAATTAAATATATGTAATGTTAATAtcacttattattatttaattctatAGTATTCATTATAACGATAAGTTATACAATTTACAATTATATGTTTTTATCACTTTTGTCGTAAAGACATAAAATTGTCTGTAAATTTCTCACAAAATTTAAATGATTGGAAGGTCTAGTTTCCTAAAGGATTTGACATATCACTCTCTACGTCAATAATGTTTTTTCCGCTCTTAATTTCGTATACGAAAGTCTGAAGCAATTAAAGTggttaattttcaaatatatatatttatgtatgggCTTCAATATTATTTTGTACTCATTACTTAAAACTTTGGATCTAATTCTGATTTTCTGCTCTTTCACAGTTCTTATCACAGAAGAAAGGAATAAGCACATATACAACAGCTAGCAACATTCTTTGGTATTATTTATCCATAATTGGTAAAATTTCTTTGTTTGCTTTATGATGAGAATGAATTCCATTTTGATTCCCATCAAATTAAAGTACCTTTCTTTTCTTAGCtaaacattaaaaattaataaattcttaTTACTTAAGAGTCACGAATATTCATGCATCATAGAATATTGTTGCTTCGTCTTTAAACATCGAACCTGAATATGAAATAATTGCTTGTCCAGATTTaaggaaattaattttaaaaaattatgttttaactGAGGAAAATATTCATTTTGTACCAGAAAAGGAAAAATTTCCATTTTCTCGTATTGTTTCATCTGCTCCAACTTTGTGTCCATCTCTAAATAATATGCTTCACTTTATATAGTTCGATAGACGTTTGTTATTCCACGTTTGAGGCTCCTGGAAACCAAATTTGGGAAGCTATCATGGTAACACGTACGCTCAATGTTCTTAGTTAGACGGATCCAAGATGTTAAGTTtataaattctaaattttaaagattagTGGATTCAAGATAAGATTATTTATAGGCTTTAAGTGAATTTCTtaacaaaaatacaatatttgAATCAAGCTTCTAGTTTTGTGTAGTGCATAACTAATTAATGCTATAGAGAGATTGAGTGAAAGGTGAAAAACGCACATAAAGTATTTTAGTGTTGAGTTTCATACCCAAACTATCATGTATGTGAGAATTATCACCAAAAGTGAACCATTAATAGTTTAGGTATGTTTTGCTAACTAATTGGAGATAGTTTGGTAGGAAACTCACAAACTTGATAGTTTATAATATGAAACTCAataaattgagatattttagTAGCATTTTAAACCATTTAGTCAGTGAGATTCTTACATTGCATACCAAAGCTTACAATATAAAAGGGGTTGCATACATGGGATAATTTATCCCTTCGTTATAGTACAAATGATGAATAAATAATTTTCGAAGCAGCATACATCTTATCCAGAAATTATTATCCGTTATCCCCTCATACTAAACAAGATTATAGGTTAAACTCACAACTTTGATCAGATAATTTGGAATTTCACATTCGATCAGATGATAGAAGCAATTTGATCTCCCTACCATGAGAATCTGTTcactatttttttgtttcaatgAGTCAGCTATTACAAAATCTCCCTCGAAATGCATCTTTCTTGGTAAACTGAAATATTATTCAACCATACAACCTGGTGTGTAACTGACTAGGGTAAAGTATGTCGTCAGTTTACCTATTTATAAAGAAAGTGCTACAGAAGTACGTTGCTGCAATTTGGTAATGATAAAACATCATTTCGCTACAAGGTTGTGCCAACATGAGcacttaaacaaaaacaaaaaggacCACTCGCCAAAAAATCCAATATGTGGCTATTGATTATTGAGTCCCTGCGTTTGGAGAAACTGGGTTTGTAGTTGTAACAGACCATTCGACGTCTAAGTAAAATCTAAAAGCAAAACTATTCAACTTCACCCTTGTAAGAGCAGCCGTAAGAACAATTGATCCACTAAAAGCAAACAAAACCACTGAACTTGGAATCCTGAGTTTGTAGAGCAAGAAAATATCTCATCATCTCAACCAGATTTATTCCGGGAGAAAAGTTGCAAGCCATCAGTGATGATCATCATCGCCGCCATGTCCATCAGGAGGTCCTCCAGGGCCAACCACCTCCAACTGCATAGAATTACAGAATCATTCCCACTATGAGCTTCATTATGAGTATAAGCTTACGAAATTAAGGTCCGCATGGGCAACAACACCGCACTTGGACAATTGGTGGCTAGAATTACATCATTTACAGCTCAGATTCCTCACTTCCTTTCCCCGCCTCcctcaaaagtttttttttttttttggggggggagaGTTGAAGAGAGAAAATGCACCCCTATTGCAGCAGTGAATCTGAAATTTTCCCTGATGAAATACAGAAATTCTGTACTTACCTCAAAATACTGAGTGCATACTGGGCATTCATGTGGCTTACCCTTCTCAAGCCAGAACCAAACAACATCATGCTCATCTTCTGTTAAATTAGAAAAGGAGTTAGAAAATTAAGCGAACTGGTTAAAGGAAAAAATCAGTAAGAGAGACATTTTTTAATCCGAATCTGTAATGAAGACTTACCGCCTTCACCTCCTGGACATCCTACAATTCTTTTGTCATAGTAGGATTTAACGATAGCTGGTGCTTCCTACattgaaaaaatattcaaatatttgaTCATGTTCCCACACATCTTATTGGAAAGATAAACTTAATTATTGTAGTAGCATATCAATCTAAACAATGTCTTCACAGATTGTTGATAAATAATTCTTTATCCTGAACCATAAATAAGAAGCAACAGTAGTCCACATCTAAATTAAATTTGTCTGCAGAATCATAAGCACACAATGTTTTATGTTACCTGATTGCATCATTgacgataataaaataattacatttGAGCGTTTTAAAATGTGAGAAACACAAAAAACCAAGGGGAAAATTTTTAGTGACAACAAATTGGACATCAGAGACCAATGATCAATGTGCTGAGGAAATAGGATTCAGGCATGAGCTTGACATGACATGAGTATGTTCAAAGTTTGACAAGTTTctagtgatttatttttttgaaaggtGTAAATGGTATTTCAATGATGTCAAAACAGCACAAAGTGCTGTGATAtttacaacatcaacaacagagAACGTTAAAAGATGGAGATTGTAGATCAAAAACAAGAAGAAAGGTAGATTTGGCAGACAATTAGAGGCTCATGTATACATGCAGACGTTCTAAAGCCACCAGTATGGTATCAGCGTTTTGGTGAATTCCGAAAGATCTAGTCGAAGTACCCATACCCAGGCAAAGTGGAAGTTTCTTTGTCACAACAATGTGAATCTATAGTGATTAGTTTCAGCTACTCACACAGAAAAAAATGTTATGTTGCATAATTCTACACGCTTGCATGTACACATATTCACAAATTTACGTGTTTTTTTGTTAATGCAAGATTTTGCCTTACCCAtaataacatttaaaaataaGGAGATGAAAAGTTAAGGACCGCATTGCTTAAAAGTTATAACCCATCTAAGCTTGaccatattttatttcatgtttgacTGAAGATGCCATCCAATATAATCACTTTTTGTTTCCACGTACAAGCTAATTACAGAAATTGAAAAGATTAGTGCTCCAGCTTAATAGAAAGTGAAATAGCATTGGGAAGTGAACATAAGCACGTGAACTAGGGGAAATATTTGAATGATAAGAATACTAGACATTAGAGCTCACATGCGATCTACGATCTAACAGTTAGCATTGAACATGATTTATGCAAGGAGATAGCACTGACTACTCGATATTCCACAGTTAATACACATATATGAAGAAATAAGCAACATTGCACTTCAATAAAGGAGATTTATTCTTATCATGTTCACTTCATACAGAGATAGAGGAGATAGAAGAAGTAATTGGGAGAGGTGATTAGAAAGGGCATGACTCAATTACAGCTTACCAAGGACATGACCTCAAATAGGAGGTTGTGGAGGACATAGATTAGGATAGAAAGTAGGTAGGAGTGCATTGTCTTGTTGTTCGGATAGAAAGTAGGTAGGAGTGCATTGTCTTGTTGTTCGTCCATACTAGTAGTCGCAGTACTACTCGTGTTTCTTGTCTTTCAGCTATTGTTACTATCTATTGTTTCTTATAATTCGATAATCGTACAATtttgttgtattgttttgttactatatgttgtttcttgtacttccaTTACTTCTTTTTCTGAACTACTTtgtaatttgtattattttttcctGCGTCGATGATccatcggaaacaacctctctacatcTGAGGTATGTTAATATTtttgtacactctaccctccccaaacccgaGTTAGTGGGACTACAGTAGGTATGttgttttgttgtttatgttcatataaatatgaatacactAGCTTGAAGCAAGAATAGAAAGGAGAGAAAGTGGGACAAGATTCTATTCCCCCATTTGGTTAGAAGTAGGATGGTAATGGGGCGGGGTGGAAGTGAGGCAAATCTGCATAAACCCGCAAGAAAATTGCCCCGCCCCACCCCGCCTAgcataatatttttgttttcacGGCAcataagttattatttttttaaattaaaaaacatacCAGTCATCAATCTTATAGAATAACAGTATGATACAATTGGAGAATCGGCATGTTCCTTCACTTTTTAGACCCTCTGTTTTTTCATATATTAGCTCTGCTTTACAGGTATGATGGTTTCTCTTCTTCCTTATCAGTATTGTTACCTTTTGCTGATTTTCTTTTTAGATCATATGCTCTTAACTTTTGCTGATTTTCTTTTTAGAGTAAAGCAGAGCATACCCTTTAACTTTTTAGATCATGTATTAGAGAAACGGTAGattgtcaaaaaaaattaatactatgtagagagaaaaataaacaacaaaaataaaaaacaattgaaaatatatgttaatacGTAATAAACATATATAGTTGACTCGgtgtaaataattaatttatagaaTTAGAGTCATAATTTCTTTATCTCTTGTTTTGTTTAGACCCGCAGCCCCACCCCgcattaatttttataataattatttcaatCCGTTCAGCATAACCTTAAACCCGCATCTACCTCGCATAGTTCAAAACCCGCCCCACCCCATTGCCATCCCTAGTTAGAAAGTGAAAGTATAGAGAATTGACGGTCCTCGCTCTTTTCTAACCCTTTCAAAATTGAACATAAGGGAAAGGTGAAGCTCATCTACTTCTACTTTACTCATGCCAGAAAACATAAGGAAGCAAACTAACTCGTTACAATGCCCCTCCCCTCCTTCAAGGAAACAGAGCATCATGTTTACTATGGAAGTTCGAAACAGTAATCCAGGTCTTACTAATAATGGTGGATCAAATGTTGTACCGTGACATGTTCCACTGATGAAAGAgggacatcatagcctattactTCACTTAAGAAAGTTACcaaagttttatgaaaatatatgaaaatttcaGAACTAGCACGCGAAGGAACAGAAATAGTAATTTCTCAAGGCGaacgtgtttttttttttttttgataactgtgGTGTCTGGGCCtgcttgcgcgcacctcgactaattgcACGGGATatctaccaccaccaacaacaacatgtACTAGGTAACTCTGTCTAATAAAGCTAGaacagatgagaagaaatcacctagtgtttgtctctgttggAAACTGAACccgagacctcatggtgctcaaccgaacttcattgaaccactggTCACACCCACGTGTGCATTTTCTTTTAAGCACTTGTATTGTACATATCCtacaatattaatattaatactGAATGGCGGATAAACTTCAGTTTAGTTTAACTCAATATGACCTAATACAATTTGTACTCAAACATATTACTAGAAAATAGAGAAGTCAGTTAAATGCCTAAAATACAGCTACTTCCAACAATACCTATTCTTGAGTAATGCTCGTTATCCAACAATACTTACAAGTGCAAACTAATGACTCTATCTAATACAACAATACACATCAGATAGGATAAAACAATTTCATCAACTGACAACAAATGTAAACAAGAATTAATAACCAGTTGTTTCCCAATTTATATACAGAACAAATATCCATACTAACCTTTGTGCCAAAAGGACCCTCAGGAAAGTTAATGCCGAGAATATCCTTTCcctaaacaagaaaaaaatgcaCATATCAAGTATCAGTTATAGTAACAAACTACACCTAAAATCAATATATTTGAATTAGACTGTAAGTATAAGCACAACCAAAcatatataacatcaaaatcgtaAAGGATGAAAGCTAACTCACTTGAAGCTCAGCTTCAAGCTCTTCGCGCTCATGACCAGTTGCAATTGGCATTACATCCTCCACTTTCTTAACAACACCCCCTGTTTGacaacacaacaaaaacaaatcaaatataCACAAatacttatatataaatataaataatatcatatactccctccgttccaaaaTAGTGGTCTTGCTTCGCTTCTCGAGGGtcaatttaactaatttttaaagctaaattaaattagattaatttaatatttttaaactaaattttctcatataaatatgatgaaat
The Capsicum annuum cultivar UCD-10X-F1 chromosome 6, UCD10Xv1.1, whole genome shotgun sequence DNA segment above includes these coding regions:
- the LOC107876041 gene encoding putative cytochrome c oxidase subunit 5b-like codes for the protein MWRRLSSQFPTLRSAAKSNRLSAATLSSPANLRPTVPFIARYFSTATGGVVKKVEDVMPIATGHEREELEAELQGKDILGINFPEGPFGTKEAPAIVKSYYDKRIVGCPGGEGEDEHDVVWFWLEKGKPHECPVCTQYFELEVVGPGGPPDGHGGDDDHH